Part of the Vigna unguiculata cultivar IT97K-499-35 chromosome 3, ASM411807v1, whole genome shotgun sequence genome, aaataaaattgtattctaatcttttaatatataaaataatgatatattaaagggttaagtatgtttttagtccttgaactttgactcaaaattggaattcgtctcTTTCTGAAACTTCGATACATTTTAtacgtcttttttttttacgtgtcGAACGTTTTTCATATTAGTATTGGAgttttttacattgtttgacacattcttgaTTCAATATCTACTGAGAAATATGTTTGACACTTCAAAAAACGTtaacgtaattgagttaaaagaactatattcattcatttttaaagtttagggaccaaaatatattgaagtttcgGACAGGGACGAAACCCAATTTTAGATCAAAGTTCaggaactaaaaatatacttaaccctatattaaaatagtaatatacTAGAATAAATGATTTAACTTGTATTAACAttgaaatttgttaattttatttatttatttattaataaattgaaaCTATTCATCAAAATGTATAGAAACCTAATTATGTATAAACTTTAGTAACTTGTTTAGTAGTTTGAAGGGAAAGCCATAACATTATCTTTTTCGTGTTTTCCATGATAATTTCCTTGCACATTAAATATGTGGTTTTGGGTCCTCTAAGGGAACAGGCCGAAAAGGTTGAAACAACGTTGAATAATTTGCGCCGGACCACGTTAAGGACAAAGATATTATGGATTGGTGTAAATTTCAGAAAGCAGTTAAACCGTTCATTATGGCATTGTCTCTAACCATCGACCATTCCCTGTTGTTTCTGCCAACCCTTTCTCTTTTATTCATTGCTAACAACACCAAACTCTCTCACGATCTCTTTTTCACACTTTTTCTTATTCCATCTTTCGTACATCTTTTCTCATCACTGCAATGGAACCAAACACCAACAAAGGCGAGGTTGTCCGCGAGTTTCCTCACCTCTTCCGCGCCTACAAAGACGGCAGCATCGAGCGTCTCCTCGGCACGGAAACCACTCCTGCCGGAATCGACCCCACCACCGCCGTTGAATCCAAAGACGTCACCATAAATCCCCAAACCAACGTCGCCGTCCGCCTCTACCTCCCTTCCGCCGCTTCCTCCTCCTCCCAGAAACTCCCTATTCTCGTCTACATCCACGGTGGCGCCTTTTGCGTCTGCACCCCCTTCAACCCGGCCTACCACAGCCACCTCAATACAGTCTGCGCCGGCGCCAATGTTATCGTCGCCTCCGTTCACTACCGCCTCGCCCCGGAGCACCCCCTTCCTGCCGGCTACAACGACGCCTGGGAAGCCTTCCTGTGGGTCGCCTCCCACGCTACCGGTGCCGGCCCGGAGCCCTGGCTCAACGCCCACGGCGATCCAGAAAACGTGTTCATCGCCGGTGACAGTGCCGGCGGCAACATCGCCCACAACGTGGTGATGCGAGGCACTGCAGAGGGTTTCGCGGGATTGAGCCTCCAGGGGATGGTGCTGCTTCACCCATTCTTCGGGAACGATAAAAAGGACGAGCTGGTAGCGTATCTGTACCCTACATACGAAGGACCGAGCAACATGATGATCCACGCCCCGCTGGATCCGAAACTGTCGGATCTGGCGTGTCCGAGGTTGCTGATCTTCGTGTCGGAGAATGATTTTCTTAAGGACAGAGGCTGCAGCTATTACGAGGCGCTGAAGAAAACTGGGTGGAAGGGTGAGGTGGAGAAGGTGGAGTTCCCCGGAGAAGACCATGTGTTTCATCTTCTTCAGCCTTCTAAGCAAAACGCTTTGGATCTCGTTCAACAGTTTATCGCATTCTTGAAGCAAACCCCCTCCACCACCTGATTCATTGGTTAGATTATGATCACTCACTTTCTCATactactcttttttttttattattgcttTTCTTAAGCCTTCTACCTTTGGAAGCTCGTGCTCTGTGGATTTCTCTGTCTTCTTCTCCAGCTATAGCCATAGCAGGGAGAGAATTTTCATGTGAATTGAACTCAGCACAGAATTTTGTTCtctatgttgttttttttttttttttctgaattcaAATGAATACAGACATGTAACTGTCTTTCAATACTTCTTCGTTTTCTTTCTGGTTTCTATCCATAAGTCATATGTGAATACATACATCCATTATTTTGCCCGAATAAGTGGCTATACTGTAATGACGCACTACAGAAAATTTGATTTGTAACGTCACTTAAATATCAGTTATTTAGTATTAGTTTTAACCGAAATATGCGTTATTTAGCGGTAGATTTAACCTTTCTTATTTCTTTCTCTGTTTTAAAGCATTATAATATCGGTTTAATATAATCATTAAAATAActcttattaaaataattaaagttatatattatttagcggcgcttaatatttaatatttagtagTGATTATAAATTgacaataaaatcataatttttttaaataaaaatagatattgCAATTGATAAGGAAAAGTGAGCCTTTTATAGCTTATACcttaaatagattttttttttctgataaacttttgtaaaatttaaagcACAAGACTTGATAGGTAAAGAAGTTTGTAGGTTAATAAAGCATTCGCAACTTGATACCAACACGAAGAAAATTTACCAaaattcaactaaatattaCTCTTGGACACATCACAATAATGGTACACAATTCTAATTTCTCATGGCTATAGGGTTCAGTCTCGGGATTCTCTCTATAACATAGAATACACGGCTTGTTGCAACAGTCCTTTGAGCAAATGGTCTAAAACATGAAAGTGTCGGTGCCAATCCTCTGCAAATAGAACTAACTAAACTTTTAGTTTCTATACAagatcaatataaaaatttttgcGCCTTCAATCAATTAGAAACTATAATATGTACAATGCTGGTAGAGCTCCAAAGGTACATAAAGAGCTCCATGGCAGCgaaaatggatgaaggaatggaggcaaatTGGAaagcacttgcaagcaatggaaggtgaaagaggtgataggatttcctaatctatgctagcctaaggaaggtggctagaggtagagagaggaaatctctagaaaatggtgactctcaaagacaatagagggaggagtgctctcaactcaagttgcatctattgcataaaatttcaagagtgtctacaaatgagtgaaattttggcttttatatgaagccatgtacacatgagaaaggagagccattggatggagtgggccttgatcttggcccttagatcaagctagGAGAAGGAGATAAGATCATGCcccttggatcttggcttgaagaacaagaaggattcTTAGCCTTTAGATGTGATGACCAACTTCAGTCAAACTATGAAGCAAATGAGCCTCCTTGTCTTGAAAATCTTGGCCATGTATGAAGagaattgggccgagcccaattttaacccatcctatgttcctttcatgtcttatgtattattggaaagcaaagcccaaacaatgacccaatttaaatctacactactaTATTTACATGtacttcttcaagtctttgtgatctctttggcccatgtaaagaatgtgagaagcccattgattttgtgatcatctaatgggaggcccttttgaatctttttcatcattgatcttgtaattgggtcttttaatgggcttgggcttgaaggtgcaattgggcttggtggggtcACATCAAATGCTTAAGAtagttattgtaaaaataatactcaagtatttatttttatcttacttTCACTTTTGCAGTTAGACCACCATAATGTGCTTTATAAGTCATGTCACAAAACATTGTCAATATACATTACAAAAGTAATCGATATTACTCACGCTTAAAATCTATCCGTtaccaataaaattttaatttttttaacattgattgaatttgttgtttAATGGTGGTTAAACCACCACTATTTCTTTTTCCCTAGTTAGCTCACTGCCATAAAATTCAGCGTCATAAAGGATAATAACATCAATTTGATATAACCATCAAAATAACTGTcactaaaattattaacatcGGTTTGAACTGTCTTAGTGGAGCCACGTGCATGAAGGTGAAGAAGAGAACTCCATGGATGAGTGATGGTTAGCGGAAGCTAGGTGAAGGATGAAGGTTGATATCAACAATGGAGTGAAAGGTGAGAAATGGATTCTATCTTAGAGAAGATagaggaaggtggctagaggagacaTTTCAATCCTCTAGCTCAATTGACTCTCAAAAGGCAATAGGAGTGGAGTTTTCTCAACACTAAACATCTATTACTTAAAAGTTCAAGAGTGATTACAATATCCTAAAATTTAGACTTTTATACGAAAGCAAATACACATAAGCACTCTTAGCCCTTAGATGAGAAAGGCATTCAATCTTGGCCATGGAAGATagcttggagaaggagcaaTGCTCACGCCCATTGGATGAtacc contains:
- the LOC114177010 gene encoding 2-hydroxyisoflavanone dehydratase-like, whose product is MEPNTNKGEVVREFPHLFRAYKDGSIERLLGTETTPAGIDPTTAVESKDVTINPQTNVAVRLYLPSAASSSSQKLPILVYIHGGAFCVCTPFNPAYHSHLNTVCAGANVIVASVHYRLAPEHPLPAGYNDAWEAFLWVASHATGAGPEPWLNAHGDPENVFIAGDSAGGNIAHNVVMRGTAEGFAGLSLQGMVLLHPFFGNDKKDELVAYLYPTYEGPSNMMIHAPLDPKLSDLACPRLLIFVSENDFLKDRGCSYYEALKKTGWKGEVEKVEFPGEDHVFHLLQPSKQNALDLVQQFIAFLKQTPSTT